A genomic region of Dunckerocampus dactyliophorus isolate RoL2022-P2 chromosome 8, RoL_Ddac_1.1, whole genome shotgun sequence contains the following coding sequences:
- the camk1b gene encoding calcium/calmodulin-dependent protein kinase type 1 isoform X2 encodes MPLGEDCHTWKKKTSDVKEHYDFKDILGTGAFSEVVLAEEKRTQRLVAIKCIPKKALEGKENSIENEIAVLHKIKHANIVSLEEIFESKSHLYLVMQLVSGGELFDRIIEKGFYTEKDASKLIQQILDAVKYLHDMGIVHRDLKPENLLYYSMDEDSKIMISDFGLSKIEGSGSVMSTACGTPGYVAPEVLAQKPYSKAVDCWSIGVIAYILLCGYPPFYDENDAKLFEQILKAEYEFDSPYWDDISDSAKDFIVHLMEKDPNVRYTCEQALQHPWIAGDTALDKNIHESVSAQIKKNFAKSKWKQAFNATAVVRHMRRLQLSTNNEGPNQANLPSPCRAHLLLPGEDAQHAESCCEAGCSQAVDGDSADPLSNCSYRCHPPSRV; translated from the exons gGGCGCCTTCTCTGAGGTAGTCCTCGCAGAGGAGAAGCGGACTCAAAGACTGGTGGCCATCAAGTGCATCCCTAAGAAGGCGTTAGAGGGCAAAGAAAACAGCATCGAGAACGAGATAGCAGTGCTGCACAA GATTAAACATGCCAACATTGTGTCTCTGGAAGAAATATTTGAGAGCAAATCGCACCTCTACCTTGTCATGCAACT GGTGTCTGGTGGGGAGCTGTTTGACCGCATCATAGAGAAGGGTTTCTACACAGAAAAAGATGCCAGTAAGCTCATTCAGCAGATTCTGGATGCTGTCAAATATCTCCACGACATGGGAATCGTCCACCGAGACCTCAAG CCAGAGAATCTGCTCTACTACAGCATGGATGAGGACTCCAAAATCATGATCAGCGACTTTGGCCTGTCTAAAATTGAAGGTTCTGGCAGTGTGATGTCCACGGCCTGTGGAACGCCTGGATATGTCG CCCCGGAGGTTTTGGCACAGAAACCCTACAGCAAAGCAGTGGACTGCTGGTCTATTGGAGTCATAGCCTACATTCT GTTGTGTGGTTACCCTCCATTCTACGACGAGAACGACGCCAAACTCTTTGAGCAGATCCTGAAAGCAGAATATGAGTTTGATTCTCCTTACTGGGATGACATCTCAGATTCAG CTAAGGACTTCATAGTCCACCTGATGGAGAAAGACCCCAACGTACGCTACACTTGTGAGCAGGCCCTGCAGCACCCATG GATTGCCGGGGACACAGCATTGGACAAGAACATCCATGAGTCTGTCAGTGCACAAATCAAGAAGAACTTTGCTAAAAGCAAGTGGAAG CAAGCGTTCAATGCCACAGCAGTCGTCCGCCACATGAGGCGTCTTCAGCTCAGCACCAACAACGAAGGGCCCAACCAAGCTAACCTGCCAAGTCCATGCAGAGCTCATCTACTGCTGCCAGGAGAGGACGCTCAACATGCAG AGTCTTGCTGCGAGGCGGGCTGCTCCCAGGCCGTGGACGGGGACAGCGCGGACCCTCTGTCCAACTGTAGCTACCGCTGCCACCCGCCTAGCCGGGTGTGA